Proteins co-encoded in one Hymenobacter swuensis DY53 genomic window:
- a CDS encoding DUF1266 domain-containing protein, whose amino-acid sequence MAGGLPLFFWSDVPISLLAQLKPAELTQRKESMVEWWGIADTEQALGILNWLKQEGHRQKYQKLLKQNSLHWHRVFEAHPLPAVGAVQNIAAWDHVRSVCVARWSYDYGYISWEQAWPFIDAATHLALRDFDSWESFAASFLAGRLMWSPESESHGDLAEIVTYLVKSPDSPWRYVAWHDYPPR is encoded by the coding sequence ATGGCTGGCGGGCTACCACTGTTCTTCTGGTCCGATGTACCTATTTCTCTCCTGGCCCAACTCAAGCCCGCAGAGCTGACTCAGCGCAAAGAATCTATGGTAGAATGGTGGGGAATTGCTGATACAGAGCAGGCCCTTGGTATTCTCAACTGGCTGAAGCAGGAAGGCCACCGCCAGAAGTACCAGAAATTATTGAAGCAGAATTCGCTGCACTGGCACCGAGTGTTCGAGGCGCATCCGCTGCCGGCCGTAGGGGCCGTGCAGAACATTGCCGCCTGGGACCATGTGCGCTCAGTATGCGTGGCCCGCTGGTCCTACGATTACGGCTATATCTCCTGGGAGCAGGCCTGGCCATTCATTGACGCCGCCACCCACCTAGCTTTGCGCGACTTCGATTCGTGGGAAAGCTTTGCCGCCAGCTTTCTGGCCGGCCGCCTGATGTGGTCACCCGAGAGTGAGTCGCACGGCGACCTAGCAGAAATAGTTACGTATTTAGTAAAGTCGCCGGATAGCCCGTGGCGGTATGTGGCTTGGCATGATTACCCGCCCCGATAG
- a CDS encoding AMP-binding protein: MSDAAASADLLLPDSLLLNGREFRYADIQQYPARTPQDLNGYEARVLDFVRQWLNGAQEFGLRTSGSTGQPQLIQLKRRQLEASARRTGDYFDLGPGDRMLVCLNCEFVGGLMMLVRGLERRMHLTIVEPHADPLALVPAAAEFDFTSFVPLQLRAVLAAGHAARLNRLKGILVGGAAVERSLEKEIQQLRVPVYVTYGMTETASHIALRRLNGPAVQPTYQVLPGITVAQDARGCLTVRADVTENQLITTNDQIALSEDGRSFEWLGRVDFVINTGGVKVQAEKVEQVLEVALTELDLSRRAFVAGRPDKRLGEQVTAFLEGPKLTAAQQEHLQTLLSQRLGKYEVPRALVFVPEFRTTASGKLDRPATLRKVNG, encoded by the coding sequence ATGTCCGACGCTGCTGCTTCCGCTGACCTGCTTCTGCCCGATTCCCTGTTGCTCAACGGCCGTGAGTTTCGCTACGCTGATATTCAGCAGTACCCCGCCCGCACCCCCCAGGACCTGAACGGCTACGAAGCCCGGGTGCTGGATTTCGTGCGTCAGTGGTTGAACGGGGCCCAGGAATTCGGCCTGCGTACCTCCGGCTCCACGGGCCAGCCCCAACTGATTCAGCTGAAGCGGCGGCAACTGGAAGCCTCTGCCCGCCGCACCGGAGACTACTTCGACCTGGGTCCTGGCGACCGGATGCTGGTGTGTCTGAACTGTGAGTTTGTGGGCGGGCTGATGATGCTGGTGCGCGGCCTGGAACGGCGTATGCACCTGACCATTGTGGAGCCCCACGCCGACCCGCTGGCCCTAGTGCCCGCCGCGGCCGAGTTCGATTTTACCTCCTTCGTGCCCCTGCAGCTGCGGGCGGTGCTGGCCGCTGGCCACGCCGCGCGTCTGAACCGCCTGAAGGGCATTCTGGTGGGCGGCGCGGCTGTGGAACGCAGTCTGGAAAAGGAGATTCAGCAGTTGCGCGTACCGGTGTACGTGACGTATGGCATGACAGAAACAGCCTCCCACATTGCCCTGCGCCGCCTCAACGGCCCGGCGGTGCAGCCCACGTACCAGGTGCTGCCGGGCATTACGGTGGCGCAGGACGCGCGCGGCTGCCTCACGGTGCGCGCCGACGTCACCGAAAACCAGCTCATCACTACCAACGACCAGATTGCGCTATCCGAGGACGGCCGCAGCTTCGAGTGGCTGGGCCGGGTGGATTTCGTGATAAACACAGGCGGCGTGAAGGTGCAGGCCGAAAAGGTGGAGCAGGTGCTGGAAGTAGCCCTTACCGAGCTAGACCTAAGCCGGCGTGCCTTCGTGGCGGGCCGCCCCGACAAGCGCCTAGGCGAGCAGGTCACGGCTTTCCTGGAAGGCCCCAAGCTGACGGCCGCCCAGCAGGAACACCTGCAAACCCTGCTCAGCCAGCGCCTGGGCAAGTACGAAGTGCCCCGCGCCCTGGTCTTCGTGCCCGAGTTCCGCACCACCGCCTCCGGCAAACTCGACCGCCCCGCTACGCTGCGGAAAGTGAATGGGTGA
- a CDS encoding ABA4-like family protein: MSLTPDFLFSLANPIALLGWALLGLAPRWRLTQRLVLNGALPLVLAGCYSLLIGSHYLGPHAREGGFSTLTDVAALFHNPWALLAGWVHYLCFDLCLGIWESRDARRRGVPHLLLVPCLLLTFLFGPVGLLLYALVRRFYGREEKVAAPVLPS, encoded by the coding sequence ATGTCGCTGACCCCTGACTTTCTGTTTTCCCTGGCCAACCCGATAGCCTTGCTGGGCTGGGCGCTGCTGGGGCTGGCCCCGCGCTGGCGCCTCACCCAGCGGCTGGTACTGAACGGGGCACTGCCGCTTGTGCTGGCTGGCTGCTACTCGTTGCTCATCGGCAGCCATTATCTGGGGCCGCACGCCCGGGAAGGCGGCTTCAGTACCCTCACCGATGTGGCCGCGCTGTTCCACAACCCCTGGGCGCTGCTAGCGGGCTGGGTACATTACCTGTGCTTTGATCTGTGCTTGGGGATTTGGGAAAGCCGGGATGCGCGGCGGCGCGGGGTGCCCCACCTGCTACTAGTCCCCTGCCTGCTGCTCACGTTTCTGTTCGGGCCGGTGGGGCTGCTGCTCTACGCCCTGGTGCGGCGCTTTTACGGCCGCGAGGAAAAAGTTGCTGCTCCGGTTCTTCCATCTTAA
- a CDS encoding dipeptidyl-peptidase 3 family protein, which translates to MNRTRLSAAALLVVSQLGGGCASTTRTTSPPAPTAVSAAPVEAEPQPATPAAALAAPATPAAPPFQVVTEQFADLRILRYQVPGFEALEPQQKELLYYLYEAALSGRDIIYDQNYKHNLRVRRTLEAVWKANEERRTASTSQQQIDQATKFATYAKRVWFSNGIHHHYSTRKFVPECTPAYFKELIFATDSKLLPLEPGESVTKFLAAMTPILFDPNVAPKRVNQEAGKDLVKTSASNFYEGLTQAEVEAFYKKKINPKDPQPVSYGLNSKLVKDRQGRVQERKWMTEGMYDKALTQVVFWLEKAITVAETPEQKLALQKLVQFYHSGDLRKWDEYNVAWVHDTQSLTDVVNGFIEVYGDPLGYRASYESVVSFKDVEATKRIKAIGDEAQWFEDNSPIKPEHKKKNVIGITAKVITTVVEAGDAAPNTPIGINLPNASWIRKEHGSKSVNLGNIVDAYSAADAGGMLDEFAFDEAEKQRARQYAALAGKLHTDMHEVIGHASGQLNKGVGTPKETLKSYASALEEARADLVALYYLPDAKLSQLGVLPAGGEVARAEYDNYIRNGLLTQLVRLKLGETVEEAHMRNRQMVAKWAFEKGQKDKVIGRVTREGNTYFRVNDYEKLRGLFGQLLRELQRITSEGDYAAGKALIETYGVKVDPALHKEVLARYQKLNIAPYAGFIQPRLVPVVKDGKITDVKVEYPTDFSQQMLDYGRKYRLLPNFN; encoded by the coding sequence ATGAATCGTACACGTTTATCAGCGGCGGCCCTATTGGTTGTTTCCCAATTGGGCGGCGGCTGCGCCAGCACTACCCGCACTACCTCTCCCCCCGCTCCTACCGCCGTTAGCGCCGCCCCCGTCGAGGCCGAGCCGCAACCGGCTACCCCTGCCGCCGCACTGGCTGCCCCCGCTACCCCGGCGGCCCCACCGTTTCAGGTAGTTACCGAACAGTTTGCCGACCTGCGGATTCTGCGCTACCAGGTGCCGGGCTTCGAGGCGCTGGAGCCCCAGCAGAAGGAGCTGCTGTATTACCTCTACGAGGCGGCCCTGAGCGGGCGCGACATCATTTACGACCAGAACTACAAGCACAACTTACGGGTGCGCCGCACGCTGGAAGCCGTGTGGAAGGCCAACGAGGAGCGCCGCACCGCCAGCACCAGCCAGCAGCAGATCGACCAGGCCACCAAGTTTGCCACTTACGCCAAGCGCGTGTGGTTCAGCAACGGCATCCACCACCACTACAGCACCCGCAAGTTTGTGCCCGAGTGCACACCGGCCTACTTCAAGGAGCTGATTTTCGCCACCGACTCCAAACTGCTGCCGCTGGAGCCGGGCGAATCGGTGACGAAGTTTTTGGCGGCCATGACGCCCATTCTGTTCGACCCGAACGTGGCGCCCAAGCGGGTAAACCAGGAGGCCGGCAAGGACCTGGTGAAAACCTCCGCCAGCAACTTCTATGAGGGCCTGACCCAAGCCGAGGTGGAGGCGTTCTACAAGAAGAAAATCAACCCCAAAGACCCGCAGCCGGTATCCTACGGCCTGAACTCCAAGCTGGTGAAGGACCGCCAGGGCCGCGTGCAGGAGCGCAAGTGGATGACCGAGGGCATGTACGACAAGGCCCTCACCCAGGTGGTATTCTGGCTGGAAAAGGCCATTACCGTGGCCGAAACGCCCGAGCAGAAGCTGGCCCTGCAGAAGCTGGTGCAGTTTTACCACTCCGGCGACCTGCGCAAATGGGACGAGTACAACGTGGCCTGGGTGCACGACACGCAAAGCCTCACCGACGTGGTAAACGGCTTTATTGAGGTGTACGGCGACCCGCTGGGCTACCGCGCCAGCTACGAGTCGGTGGTATCTTTCAAGGATGTGGAAGCTACCAAGCGCATCAAGGCCATCGGCGACGAGGCCCAGTGGTTTGAGGACAACTCTCCCATCAAGCCCGAGCACAAGAAGAAGAACGTCATTGGTATTACGGCCAAGGTGATTACCACCGTGGTGGAAGCCGGCGACGCAGCCCCCAATACGCCCATCGGTATCAACCTGCCCAACGCCAGCTGGATCCGGAAGGAGCACGGCTCGAAGTCGGTGAACCTGGGTAACATTGTGGATGCCTACAGTGCCGCCGACGCCGGCGGAATGCTGGATGAGTTTGCTTTCGATGAGGCCGAAAAGCAGCGCGCCCGCCAGTATGCCGCGTTGGCCGGCAAGCTCCACACCGATATGCACGAGGTAATCGGGCACGCTTCGGGCCAGCTCAACAAGGGCGTGGGCACACCCAAGGAAACGCTGAAAAGCTACGCCTCGGCCCTGGAAGAAGCCCGCGCCGACCTGGTGGCTCTCTACTACCTGCCCGATGCCAAGCTGAGCCAGCTGGGCGTGCTGCCGGCCGGCGGCGAGGTAGCCCGGGCCGAGTACGACAATTACATCCGTAACGGCTTGCTAACCCAGCTGGTGCGCCTCAAGCTGGGCGAAACCGTAGAGGAAGCCCACATGCGCAACCGCCAGATGGTGGCCAAATGGGCCTTTGAGAAGGGCCAGAAAGACAAGGTGATTGGACGCGTCACGCGCGAGGGCAACACCTACTTCCGGGTAAACGACTACGAGAAGCTGCGCGGCCTGTTTGGGCAGCTGCTACGGGAGCTGCAGCGCATCACCAGTGAGGGCGACTACGCCGCCGGCAAGGCCCTCATCGAAACCTACGGCGTGAAAGTGGACCCCGCCCTGCACAAAGAGGTGCTGGCACGTTACCAGAAGCTCAATATTGCACCCTACGCCGGCTTCATTCAGCCCCGCTTGGTGCCCGTGGTCAAGGACGGTAAAATCACGGACGTGAAGGTGGAATACCCGACTGATTTCTCCCAGCAGATGCTGGATTACGGCCGCAAATACCGCCTGCTGCCCAACTTCAACTAA